Proteins co-encoded in one Stenotrophomonas maltophilia genomic window:
- a CDS encoding lytic transglycosylase domain-containing protein, translated as MFPRPAAIALLLLSSLWPGLAAARTVYRCVQGNTVSLATAPEPGSRCTPKEIDDNAIQTPNLWGNMGVFSGVLYEREQDGALVYSTRNLPGSRVFLKFTVATPPGEPAHEGLGKVGAPQLAQHAKQFKAAAKATGVDDAWLRAIAHAESNFDALAVSSKGAQGVMQLMPETAQEFGVRDPFSPQQSIDGGARYMRALLRRYNGDRPLAAAAYNAGIGAVTRYKGVPPYAETLAYVDKVMALYARYREAMGIRNEVPAR; from the coding sequence ATGTTTCCCCGCCCTGCCGCCATCGCGCTGTTGCTGCTGTCCAGCCTCTGGCCGGGGCTGGCCGCTGCGCGCACCGTCTACCGCTGCGTGCAGGGCAACACGGTCAGCCTGGCGACGGCGCCGGAACCGGGCTCGCGCTGCACACCGAAGGAGATCGACGACAACGCCATCCAGACCCCGAACCTGTGGGGCAACATGGGGGTGTTCAGTGGCGTGCTGTACGAACGCGAGCAGGACGGCGCACTGGTCTATTCCACGCGCAACCTGCCCGGCTCGCGGGTGTTCCTGAAGTTCACCGTCGCCACCCCGCCGGGGGAGCCTGCCCACGAAGGCCTGGGCAAGGTCGGCGCGCCGCAGCTGGCGCAGCATGCCAAACAGTTCAAGGCGGCGGCCAAGGCCACCGGCGTCGACGATGCCTGGCTGCGTGCGATCGCGCATGCCGAAAGCAATTTCGATGCGTTGGCGGTATCGAGCAAGGGCGCGCAGGGCGTGATGCAGCTGATGCCCGAGACCGCGCAGGAGTTCGGTGTACGCGATCCGTTCTCTCCGCAACAGTCGATCGACGGCGGTGCACGTTACATGCGCGCGCTGCTGCGCCGCTACAACGGTGACCGGCCACTGGCCGCAGCCGCCTACAACGCCGGTATCGGCGCGGTCACCCGCTACAAGGGGGTGCCGCCGTATGCCGAGACCCTGGCCTACGTGGACAAGGTGATGGCGTTGTACGCGCGCTACCGCGAGGCGATGGGCATCCGCAACGAGGTGCCGGCGCGCTAG
- the cycA gene encoding D-serine/D-alanine/glycine transporter has protein sequence MTEPATPPEHLRRSLSNRHLQLIAIGGAIGTGLFMGSGKTISLAGPSIVFVYLIIGAMLFFVMRAMGELLLSNLQYKSFIDFSTDLLGPWAGFFCGWTYWFCWIVTAIADVIAIAAYAQFWFPGLDAWIPALACVLLLLALNLVTVKLFGEMEFWFALIKIVAICALIITGAGLVAWGFTSPSGHIASLSNLWNDGGMFPMGLVGFFAGFQIAVFAFVGIELVGTTAAETADPERNLPKAINSIPVRIIIFYVLALIAIMAVTPWRQVVPDKSPFVQLFVLAGIPAAASLINFVVLTSATSSANSGIFSTSRMLYGLAEEGHAPRGLSRLSRAAVPARGLLFSCLCLLGGTLLIYLIPNLVTAFTLVTTLATVLFIFVWSLILVAYMVYRRRYPERHAASIFKMPGGVAMCWACLLFFAGVLVLLSLQGDTRQALMASPAWFVLLSVGYWVRRRNAT, from the coding sequence ATGACCGAGCCCGCAACGCCCCCCGAGCACCTGCGCCGCAGCCTGTCCAACCGCCACCTGCAACTGATCGCCATCGGCGGTGCCATCGGTACCGGCCTGTTCATGGGCTCGGGCAAGACCATCAGCCTGGCCGGCCCCTCCATCGTGTTCGTCTACCTGATCATCGGCGCGATGCTGTTCTTCGTGATGCGCGCGATGGGCGAACTGCTGCTGTCGAATCTGCAGTACAAATCCTTCATCGATTTCTCCACCGACCTGCTCGGCCCCTGGGCCGGATTCTTCTGTGGATGGACCTACTGGTTCTGCTGGATCGTCACCGCCATTGCCGATGTGATCGCCATCGCGGCCTACGCGCAGTTCTGGTTCCCCGGGCTGGACGCATGGATACCGGCGCTGGCCTGCGTGCTGCTGTTGCTGGCACTGAACCTGGTGACGGTGAAGCTGTTCGGCGAAATGGAATTCTGGTTCGCGCTGATCAAGATCGTGGCCATCTGTGCGCTGATCATCACCGGCGCCGGGCTGGTGGCCTGGGGCTTCACCTCGCCCAGCGGCCATATCGCCTCGCTGTCGAACCTGTGGAATGACGGCGGCATGTTCCCGATGGGCCTGGTGGGCTTCTTCGCCGGCTTCCAGATTGCCGTGTTCGCCTTCGTCGGCATCGAGCTGGTCGGCACCACCGCCGCCGAAACCGCCGACCCGGAGCGCAACCTGCCCAAGGCGATCAATTCGATTCCGGTGCGCATCATCATCTTCTACGTGCTGGCGCTGATCGCGATCATGGCGGTCACCCCGTGGCGCCAGGTGGTGCCGGACAAGAGCCCGTTCGTGCAGCTGTTCGTGCTGGCCGGCATTCCCGCTGCGGCCAGCCTGATCAACTTCGTGGTGCTGACCTCGGCGACGTCGTCGGCCAACAGCGGCATCTTCTCCACCAGCCGCATGCTGTACGGCCTGGCCGAAGAGGGCCACGCGCCGCGCGGGCTGTCGCGGTTGTCGCGCGCGGCGGTACCGGCGCGCGGCCTGCTGTTCTCCTGCCTGTGCCTGCTGGGCGGCACGCTGTTGATCTACCTGATTCCGAACCTGGTGACCGCCTTCACCCTGGTGACCACGCTGGCCACCGTGCTGTTTATCTTCGTCTGGTCGCTGATCCTGGTGGCCTACATGGTCTATCGCCGCCGCTATCCGGAGCGGCACGCCGCCTCGATCTTCAAGATGCCCGGCGGCGTTGCCATGTGCTGGGCGTGCCTGCTGTTCTTCGCCGGCGTGCTGGTGCTGCTGAGCCTACAGGGCGATACGCGCCAGGCGCTGATGGCCAGCCCGGCGTGGTTCGTGCTGCTGAGCGTGGGGTATTGGGTGCGGCGCAGGAACGCGACGTAA
- a CDS encoding EAL domain-containing protein — MSRLRVIIGGTALALLAAAVPIAVMAYATWDRAVSVEQERLRDIAGRTLRRSDLSYQEALAALKSVEAGAHVPCSADHIRRMQTLVMTTSSIEQMGYFEGGKLRCTSWGPFLSDVDQPQPDHVTSDGAGIAVDVRPEASGRRQMLAILYGSYDVLVDPRRFVDVIVDPHVRLALASPDGRLLAQQSGVDPTLLLALLRDPGEGLDQNTLYATARNEEWLAIATTPRTALAATFRQQAWLYVPLGLLLAAAAVGLVIWLSQRRLSLRGELATAIRRRELYLHYQPIIELDTGICVGAEALVRWQRPDGTQVRPDLFIPLAEEAGMIADVTDLVIENVVRDMRDLLVADRSAHIAINLAAEDISSGRALKMISKHMAGSGILPQQIWMEATERGFLDLDRARTMLAAARRAGHSVAIDDFGVGFSSLQYLEQLPLDALKIDKSFIDAIGTESATSPVTPHIIDMAKELGLWVVAEGVETEAQLAYLHSRHVEFGQGWLFSRPLPRDEFVAFHHKRQQQYGAAREHMQNPRSVPIEQEPEA, encoded by the coding sequence ATGAGCCGCCTGCGCGTCATCATCGGTGGCACCGCGCTGGCGCTGCTGGCCGCGGCCGTGCCCATCGCTGTGATGGCCTACGCCACCTGGGACCGTGCGGTCAGTGTCGAGCAGGAACGCCTGCGCGATATCGCCGGGCGCACCCTGCGCCGCTCGGACCTTTCCTACCAGGAAGCGCTGGCGGCGTTGAAGTCGGTCGAGGCCGGTGCCCACGTGCCGTGCAGCGCCGACCACATCCGGCGCATGCAGACGCTGGTGATGACCACCTCGTCGATCGAGCAGATGGGGTACTTCGAAGGCGGCAAACTGCGCTGCACGTCCTGGGGGCCGTTCCTGTCCGACGTGGACCAGCCCCAGCCCGACCATGTCACCAGCGATGGCGCCGGCATCGCGGTGGACGTGCGCCCCGAAGCGAGCGGGCGCCGCCAGATGCTGGCCATCCTGTACGGCTCCTACGATGTGCTGGTCGACCCGCGCCGCTTCGTCGATGTCATCGTTGATCCGCATGTGCGCCTGGCCCTGGCCAGCCCGGATGGGCGCCTGCTGGCCCAGCAGTCCGGCGTGGACCCGACCCTGCTGCTGGCACTGCTGCGCGACCCCGGCGAAGGCTTGGACCAGAACACGCTGTACGCCACTGCGCGCAACGAGGAATGGCTGGCGATCGCCACCACGCCCCGCACCGCACTGGCCGCCACGTTCCGCCAGCAGGCCTGGTTGTACGTCCCGCTGGGCCTGTTGCTGGCCGCCGCCGCAGTCGGCCTGGTGATCTGGCTGTCGCAGCGCCGCCTGTCGCTGCGTGGCGAGCTGGCCACGGCCATCCGCCGCCGCGAGCTGTACCTGCACTACCAGCCGATCATCGAACTGGATACCGGCATCTGCGTCGGCGCCGAAGCACTGGTGCGCTGGCAGCGCCCCGATGGCACCCAGGTGCGGCCGGATCTGTTCATTCCGCTGGCCGAAGAGGCCGGCATGATCGCCGACGTCACCGACCTGGTGATCGAAAACGTGGTGCGCGACATGCGCGACCTGCTGGTGGCCGACCGCAGCGCGCACATCGCCATCAACCTGGCCGCCGAAGACATCAGCAGTGGCCGCGCGCTGAAGATGATCTCCAAGCACATGGCCGGCAGCGGCATCCTGCCGCAGCAGATCTGGATGGAAGCCACCGAGCGCGGCTTCCTCGACCTGGATCGTGCACGCACCATGCTGGCGGCGGCGCGGCGCGCCGGGCACAGCGTGGCCATCGACGATTTCGGCGTGGGCTTCTCAAGCCTGCAGTACCTGGAGCAGCTGCCGCTGGACGCGCTGAAGATCGACAAGTCCTTCATCGATGCGATCGGTACCGAAAGTGCGACCAGCCCGGTCACCCCGCACATCATCGACATGGCCAAGGAGCTGGGTTTGTGGGTGGTGGCCGAAGGCGTGGAAACCGAAGCACAGCTGGCCTACCTGCACAGCCGGCATGTGGAATTCGGGCAGGGCTGGCTGTTCTCGCGGCCGCTGCCACGCGACGAGTTCGTGGCCTTCCATCACAAGCGGCAGCAGCAGTACGGCGCTGCGCGCGAGCACATGCAGAACCCGCGCAGCGTACCGATCGAGCAGGAGCCGGAGGCGTAG
- a CDS encoding MFS transporter, protein MSSHAIDARSPAGEATHLPWAGLLALAGGGFITLLTETLPAGVLRPMGDSLGVSDAAVGQLVSVYALGSVMAALPMTALTQRLPRRPLLLAAIAGFVVVNTLTAMSSSYPLILAARFLAGVCGGLLWSLVAGYAARMVVPSLQGRAIAVAMVGSPLALSLGVPAGTLLGQQVGWRWAFALMSVLGIGLLAYARWALPALPAAGAGQRTSLGTVWRMPGVRSALAVMALYVLAHNVLYTYIEPLAVDAGAGAWLDRLLLAFGVAAIVGIGIAGWGVDRHLRRLVWAAVVGFLLPVLALLLWPGAPGVLLPATIVWGVAFGAVPTLFQTALARRAGAAADLAQSMLVTGWNLAIAAGGVAGGVLLQAGGAGVLGWLPLLLLVVSAGWLLARPKAWL, encoded by the coding sequence ATGAGTAGCCATGCGATCGACGCGCGCAGCCCGGCCGGAGAGGCCACGCACCTGCCGTGGGCGGGCCTGCTGGCGCTGGCCGGCGGCGGCTTCATCACGCTGCTGACCGAGACCTTGCCGGCCGGCGTGCTGCGGCCGATGGGCGACAGCCTGGGCGTGAGCGACGCGGCGGTCGGGCAGCTGGTCAGCGTGTACGCGCTGGGCTCGGTGATGGCCGCGCTGCCGATGACCGCGCTGACCCAGCGCCTGCCGCGACGGCCGCTGCTGTTGGCGGCGATCGCCGGCTTCGTGGTGGTCAACACGCTGACGGCGATGAGCAGCAGCTATCCGCTGATCCTGGCGGCACGCTTCCTGGCTGGCGTCTGCGGTGGCCTGCTGTGGTCGCTGGTGGCCGGGTACGCCGCGCGCATGGTGGTGCCGTCGTTGCAGGGCCGGGCGATCGCGGTGGCGATGGTGGGTTCACCGCTGGCACTGTCGCTGGGCGTTCCGGCAGGCACGCTGCTCGGCCAGCAGGTCGGCTGGCGCTGGGCGTTCGCGCTGATGAGCGTGCTGGGTATCGGATTGCTGGCCTACGCGCGCTGGGCGTTGCCGGCGCTGCCCGCTGCCGGGGCCGGGCAGCGCACATCGCTGGGCACGGTGTGGCGCATGCCGGGGGTACGCAGCGCGCTGGCCGTGATGGCGTTGTACGTGCTGGCGCACAACGTGCTCTACACCTACATCGAGCCATTGGCCGTGGACGCCGGCGCCGGTGCGTGGCTGGACCGGCTGCTGCTGGCGTTCGGCGTGGCGGCGATCGTCGGCATCGGCATTGCCGGCTGGGGCGTGGATCGTCACCTGCGCCGGCTGGTCTGGGCGGCGGTGGTGGGCTTCCTGTTGCCGGTGCTGGCGCTGTTGCTGTGGCCGGGTGCACCGGGCGTGCTGCTGCCGGCCACGATTGTGTGGGGGGTGGCGTTCGGTGCGGTGCCGACGCTGTTCCAGACCGCGCTGGCGCGCCGCGCCGGGGCGGCGGCCGATCTGGCGCAGTCGATGCTGGTGACGGGCTGGAACCTGGCCATCGCCGCCGGCGGTGTGGCCGGTGGCGTGCTGCTGCAGGCCGGCGGTGCCGGCGTGCTGGGGTGGTTGCCGTTGCTGCTGCTGGTGGTCAGTGCAGGTTGGCTGCTGGCGCGGCCGAAGGCGTGGTTGTAG
- a CDS encoding serine hydrolase domain-containing protein translates to MNAAPSVPAAPTLPSVQRLLQQVHPQRLVGAVVRVRQHGVLRHASATGLSDREAAAPMRADQLFRLASVSKPLLTTVLLRLVADGVLDLDTPVQRWLPQFRPALADGSTPPISLRQLLSHSSGLGYRFLEADADGPYARAGVSDGMDANPLSLADNVQRIAQVPLLFAPGSQWLYSLGVDVAGAVAEAATGETLQALFARLLAAPLGLRDTAFATRDAARLATPYVSDAPQPHRLREGEVVAPFEGTVGIDYSLARATDASRFASAGAGLVGTADEVMAVLEALRDVQASGLLPPALVAQMGTPQVREQGPPEPAGWGFGLGFAVLRDAAASGTPQSVGTWRWGGAYGHSWFVDPARALSVVALTNTLYEGMDGAFVDELRDAVYADLEAAR, encoded by the coding sequence ATGAATGCCGCTCCTTCCGTTCCAGCCGCGCCGACCCTGCCCTCGGTGCAGCGCCTGTTGCAGCAGGTGCACCCGCAGCGCCTGGTCGGCGCGGTGGTGCGCGTGCGCCAGCACGGGGTGCTGCGCCATGCCAGCGCCACCGGGCTGTCCGATCGTGAAGCGGCCGCGCCGATGCGCGCGGACCAGCTGTTCCGGCTTGCTTCGGTGAGCAAGCCGCTGCTGACCACCGTGTTGCTGCGCCTGGTGGCCGACGGCGTGCTGGACCTGGATACGCCGGTGCAGCGCTGGCTGCCGCAGTTCCGCCCGGCGCTGGCCGACGGCAGCACCCCGCCGATCAGCCTGCGCCAGCTGCTCAGCCACAGCAGCGGGCTGGGCTATCGCTTCCTGGAAGCCGATGCCGATGGCCCCTATGCACGCGCCGGTGTCAGTGATGGCATGGACGCCAACCCGCTGTCCCTGGCCGACAACGTGCAGCGCATCGCGCAGGTGCCGCTGCTGTTCGCACCGGGCAGCCAGTGGCTGTATTCGCTGGGTGTGGACGTGGCCGGTGCGGTGGCCGAGGCGGCGACCGGCGAGACCTTGCAGGCCTTGTTCGCGCGGTTGCTGGCCGCGCCGCTGGGCCTGCGCGACACCGCGTTCGCCACGCGTGATGCGGCCCGCCTGGCTACGCCGTATGTGAGCGATGCGCCGCAACCGCATCGCCTGCGCGAAGGCGAGGTGGTGGCGCCGTTCGAGGGCACCGTGGGCATCGACTACAGCCTGGCGCGCGCCACCGATGCCAGCCGCTTCGCGTCGGCCGGCGCCGGCCTGGTGGGCACCGCCGACGAGGTGATGGCGGTGCTGGAGGCACTGCGTGATGTGCAGGCGTCGGGGCTGTTGCCGCCGGCACTGGTGGCACAGATGGGCACGCCGCAGGTGAGAGAACAGGGGCCGCCCGAGCCGGCCGGCTGGGGGTTCGGGCTGGGCTTTGCGGTCCTGCGTGATGCGGCGGCCAGTGGCACGCCGCAGAGCGTGGGCACCTGGCGCTGGGGCGGTGCCTATGGCCACAGCTGGTTCGTTGACCCGGCACGGGCGCTGAGCGTGGTGGCGCTGACCAACACCCTGTACGAGGGCATGGACGGTGCCTTTGTCGATGAACTGCGCGATGCGGTGTACGCCGATCTGGAGGCTGCGCGATGA